A single Methanospirillum lacunae DNA region contains:
- a CDS encoding pyridoxamine 5'-phosphate oxidase family protein, producing the protein MNPDSMTQITEFFKPGTTVNIATIDDGLPRVRPFQFQFESDGKLFFCTAKTKDVYNQLTKNPAIEFVATSPEYVTMRVSGKVTFTDDKNLKEKILSGNELIKTIYQTSDNPVFTLFYLDHGSVKISTMTGEPDKYLTF; encoded by the coding sequence ATGAATCCGGATTCTATGACCCAGATAACTGAATTTTTTAAGCCTGGAACTACTGTGAACATTGCAACAATTGATGATGGACTCCCACGAGTTCGGCCTTTTCAATTTCAGTTTGAATCAGACGGAAAGTTATTTTTCTGCACTGCAAAAACCAAGGATGTATACAATCAACTAACCAAAAACCCTGCTATAGAGTTTGTAGCAACCTCACCTGAATATGTAACTATGCGGGTAAGTGGAAAAGTAACCTTCACTGATGATAAAAATCTAAAAGAAAAGATCTTATCAGGAAATGAACTAATAAAAACCATTTATCAGACATCTGACAACCCGGTCTTCACACTCTTCTACCTTGATCACGGAAGCGTGAAGATATCTACCATGACTGGAGAACCAGACAAGTACCTTACTTTCTGA
- a CDS encoding MarR family winged helix-turn-helix transcriptional regulator → MCHTFTTNKSVIKESTDFQLKMIGNAVALMARVLDRANQFLINELEQNGVQGIVPSHGDILVILLREKQCTMQELASRINRTKPTVTILVQKLVDFGYVTKTKNPEDKRVTFVTLTPKGEALEPIFRKISSHLNERVYGGISSEESIQFERMLMTIFERFGEKHHINHENE, encoded by the coding sequence ATGTGCCACACTTTTACAACAAACAAAAGTGTCATCAAAGAGTCTACAGATTTTCAATTAAAGATGATCGGAAATGCAGTTGCATTGATGGCACGTGTTCTTGACCGTGCCAACCAGTTCCTTATCAATGAACTTGAGCAGAACGGAGTTCAGGGTATTGTCCCATCCCATGGGGACATTCTTGTAATATTGCTTCGTGAAAAACAATGCACCATGCAGGAACTTGCCAGCCGGATTAATCGGACAAAACCTACAGTAACCATTCTGGTTCAGAAACTTGTTGACTTTGGATATGTCACAAAAACCAAAAATCCAGAGGATAAACGGGTTACATTCGTAACCCTGACTCCTAAAGGAGAAGCTCTGGAACCGATTTTCAGAAAGATTTCGTCCCATCTCAATGAAAGGGTCTATGGGGGAATCTCATCAGAAGAATCTATCCAATTTGAAAGGATGCTGATGACTATCTTTGAGAGGTTTGGGGAAAAACATCATATTAATCATGAAAATGAATAA
- a CDS encoding helix-turn-helix domain-containing protein, whose protein sequence is MFSRAIFRQEFKDALEEALDRKQMSLKELADLAEIPVATIYKITSGERDPRLSTVRAIVQALEPYDQDTIAIIAAKFLLDEIGNQTISHEGKKYRVKGYPAHTMEDCIVAAVRAEKEGAAGLICAPILAALIERIVDIPVVILKPDVVSYTEAIKSLTRQISNE, encoded by the coding sequence ATGTTTTCACGGGCAATCTTCAGACAGGAGTTTAAGGACGCTCTTGAAGAGGCACTCGATCGCAAACAAATGAGCCTGAAAGAACTCGCTGACCTTGCAGAAATACCCGTTGCAACGATCTACAAAATTACCTCAGGCGAACGTGACCCCCGCCTGTCCACCGTGCGTGCCATAGTGCAGGCGCTTGAACCGTATGATCAGGATACCATCGCGATTATTGCTGCCAAATTCCTACTTGATGAGATTGGAAATCAAACAATTTCTCATGAAGGTAAAAAATACCGGGTGAAAGGATATCCTGCTCACACGATGGAAGATTGTATTGTAGCAGCTGTCAGAGCTGAAAAAGAGGGGGCCGCAGGTCTAATCTGTGCTCCTATCCTTGCCGCTCTGATCGAACGAATCGTGGATATTCCGGTTGTTATTCTCAAACCTGATGTTGTATCATACACAGAGGCGATCAAGTCCCTGACACGACAGATCTCAAATGAGTAA
- a CDS encoding ATP-binding cassette domain-containing protein, whose translation MPEDIIHEITILSGKNRNGVPEGFDEIRIKPGDTISIVGPTGSGKSALINDIEIFANRDTVTGRKILINGAIPPEYFIRDPARKPVAMITQNTRCLCDLSVEDFLLMHTKSRGYQGQDLVDTTISLANQFTGEPIQRKVRMTQLSGGQTRSLMVADAILISNTPIILLDEVENAGIFKDRVIEALRRYHKALLFVTHDPLVSLLSDRRIVMQDGAVAKVLTPNGLEQSALKQMLAYDAAIARVREMIRAGELITKAVPA comes from the coding sequence ATGCCTGAAGATATTATTCATGAGATCACTATCCTTTCCGGAAAGAATAGAAATGGAGTTCCAGAAGGTTTTGATGAGATCCGTATAAAACCAGGAGATACTATCTCCATTGTTGGTCCAACCGGCTCAGGAAAAAGTGCTCTCATCAATGATATCGAAATATTTGCAAACCGGGATACTGTTACGGGCAGGAAAATCCTGATAAACGGAGCAATTCCTCCGGAATATTTCATTAGAGACCCGGCAAGAAAACCGGTTGCTATGATCACTCAGAATACCCGTTGTCTCTGTGACCTGTCGGTTGAAGATTTTCTCCTGATGCATACCAAATCCCGGGGTTACCAGGGTCAGGATCTTGTTGACACCACTATTTCTCTGGCAAATCAGTTCACAGGTGAACCTATCCAAAGAAAAGTCAGAATGACCCAGTTATCCGGAGGACAAACCCGTTCACTGATGGTGGCCGATGCCATCCTCATTTCAAACACCCCGATTATTCTACTGGATGAGGTTGAAAATGCAGGAATATTTAAAGACCGGGTAATTGAAGCCCTACGCAGATATCACAAAGCTCTTCTCTTTGTCACTCACGATCCACTGGTCTCTCTTCTCTCTGACAGACGGATTGTTATGCAGGATGGGGCTGTTGCAAAAGTGCTGACTCCAAATGGCTTAGAGCAATCCGCACTCAAACAGATGCTTGCATACGATGCGGCCATCGCCCGTGTACGTGAGATGATCAGAGCTGGCGAACTGATTACAAAAGCGGTACCGGCTTGA
- a CDS encoding GTP-binding protein has translation MRLIIVAGPPSTGKTSVIKQIIRSMPDFRFSYLKIDVVVATEDEELAAEFGIPTKKVYSGDLCPDHAGIMVMDDAISWASDQKTDYLIVESAGLCLRCTPYTTQSLGIVVLSAISGIHSPVKMAPMIALADIAVVTRIDLVTQAEKEVFREKIKSISQGIEIVETNAIQGTGLRFLIRAISEGPEITDSKAITLRGIPPLGVCTVCIGKTSIGWQNHFGVIRRLDGADYLFRGE, from the coding sequence ATGAGGTTAATAATAGTTGCCGGTCCCCCATCTACTGGGAAGACCTCAGTAATCAAACAGATCATCAGATCAATGCCCGATTTCAGGTTCTCGTACCTCAAGATAGATGTGGTAGTGGCTACTGAGGATGAAGAACTTGCAGCCGAGTTTGGCATCCCAACTAAAAAAGTGTATTCTGGTGATCTCTGTCCTGATCATGCCGGAATCATGGTGATGGATGATGCCATCTCCTGGGCTTCTGATCAGAAAACAGACTATCTTATCGTTGAAAGTGCCGGTCTTTGTCTTAGATGCACACCATATACAACACAGTCACTTGGTATTGTCGTCCTTTCGGCAATATCTGGTATTCATTCACCTGTCAAAATGGCACCGATGATTGCCCTCGCTGATATCGCTGTTGTAACAAGGATCGATCTTGTTACCCAGGCTGAAAAAGAGGTATTCAGAGAGAAGATCAAATCCATCAGCCAGGGTATAGAAATTGTTGAAACAAATGCCATTCAGGGAACTGGTCTTAGGTTCCTTATCAGAGCAATAAGTGAAGGCCCGGAAATTACTGATTCCAAGGCTATCACACTCAGAGGAATTCCACCACTCGGGGTCTGTACTGTCTGCATTGGAAAAACGTCCATCGGTTGGCAGAATCATTTTGGTGTCATCAGAAGACTTGACGGGGCTGATTACCTTTTCAGAGGTGAGTAA
- a CDS encoding (Fe-S)-binding protein: MTGSIDQDLQNVPLTPNWAPPGRNCGACGHDSCITFMNEVSEGNGRLTDCPFYEPQSDIRSHDQHTGNIPPARNLDQIPEQDILGNTLDFILIPLPGELSARKFLLPFRPDMVERWDIKPGDIITGRPMGAGCPVQHVVQVISVSRVSGLITGHVVGPSFSRGREVKDLEAYHMIGFEGIAVPSLNEPVFGKRMRFLPGFCMMNIGHTGVVNMVMGTKSGLHVRVEDIRIQ, translated from the coding sequence ATGACAGGATCCATAGATCAAGATCTTCAGAATGTCCCACTCACACCAAACTGGGCTCCACCAGGACGGAATTGTGGGGCGTGTGGACATGACTCATGCATAACGTTTATGAATGAGGTTTCTGAAGGTAATGGAAGACTTACAGACTGTCCTTTTTATGAACCTCAATCAGATATCAGATCTCACGACCAACATACCGGAAATATACCTCCAGCCAGAAATCTGGATCAGATACCTGAACAGGACATACTCGGAAACACACTGGATTTTATTCTCATTCCACTCCCGGGCGAGTTGTCCGCACGAAAATTTCTGCTTCCATTCAGACCTGACATGGTTGAACGGTGGGACATAAAGCCTGGGGACATCATAACCGGCAGACCGATGGGAGCAGGTTGTCCGGTCCAACATGTCGTACAGGTAATTTCTGTAAGCAGAGTATCAGGTCTTATTACTGGTCATGTGGTAGGGCCCTCCTTCTCCCGAGGACGGGAGGTGAAAGACCTGGAAGCCTATCACATGATAGGATTTGAAGGAATTGCTGTTCCCTCATTGAATGAACCTGTCTTTGGAAAACGGATGAGGTTTCTTCCTGGGTTCTGCATGATGAATATCGGACATACCGGAGTAGTGAACATGGTTATGGGGACGAAATCCGGTCTCCATGTAAGAGTTGAGGATATCAGGATCCAATGA
- a CDS encoding methanogenesis marker 16 metalloprotein, which produces MTRLQEIRERIRNKSAVVVTASEFKKQISESGQDKIIKDVDVVTCGTCGVMSGTYAVLSVPVASPGSFLRADKVALNGVPAIPGPCPNERLGLVDLIVYGTAHASSSYGGGHLFRDIISNHEIHVDVTAEKKDFQADVHGHDLPHARLFTTRSTFKNYTAIINRSDKPEKTIFSTLPLAGKSREATVSGCGEINPIENDPSLRFLTPGTQLLVNGGMGFVIGQGTRTSVARPNIAVHGEMTSMDPDYCGGFLTSAGPECLTSIGTAIPLIDENVTAGLMIRDADIPMPVMDISNRQQVSCSSYDRVWTGTAGEIRYHPNNCLNCDPCLAEKICPVHAITGSGEIDHTRCFTCGTCVHLCKGKAYTGNLGTLDLPEGDVPIVLRQSDRQRGEKISQKAKEMILKGEFQI; this is translated from the coding sequence ATGACCAGACTTCAGGAGATCCGCGAGCGGATCAGGAATAAGAGTGCCGTTGTTGTTACTGCGAGTGAATTCAAGAAACAGATCTCTGAAAGCGGACAGGATAAAATAATTAAAGACGTTGATGTGGTTACCTGTGGAACCTGCGGCGTTATGTCAGGGACCTATGCAGTTCTTTCAGTTCCAGTTGCCTCGCCGGGATCATTTCTCCGTGCTGACAAAGTAGCACTTAACGGAGTCCCTGCTATACCAGGGCCATGTCCGAATGAACGGCTTGGACTTGTTGACCTCATCGTGTATGGAACTGCCCATGCTTCTTCATCATATGGCGGGGGACATCTGTTCAGGGATATCATCTCAAATCATGAGATTCACGTTGATGTTACTGCCGAAAAAAAAGATTTTCAGGCAGATGTTCATGGACATGATCTGCCTCATGCACGTCTTTTCACAACCCGGAGTACATTTAAAAATTATACCGCAATTATCAACAGATCAGATAAACCTGAAAAGACTATCTTCTCCACCCTCCCTCTTGCAGGAAAGAGCAGGGAGGCAACGGTTTCAGGATGCGGCGAAATTAACCCGATTGAAAATGACCCATCACTCCGGTTTCTCACTCCTGGCACACAACTTCTGGTAAATGGTGGAATGGGGTTTGTCATTGGGCAGGGAACACGTACAAGTGTTGCACGTCCAAATATCGCAGTTCATGGAGAAATGACCTCGATGGATCCGGATTATTGTGGCGGATTTCTCACTTCTGCAGGACCGGAATGTCTGACAAGTATTGGAACTGCCATCCCACTCATTGATGAAAATGTGACCGCCGGACTCATGATCCGTGACGCAGACATCCCGATGCCAGTGATGGATATCTCAAACAGGCAACAGGTATCATGCAGTTCATATGACAGGGTCTGGACCGGAACAGCGGGAGAGATCAGGTATCATCCAAATAACTGCCTCAACTGTGACCCCTGTCTGGCTGAAAAAATCTGCCCGGTTCATGCGATTACTGGTTCAGGAGAGATAGATCATACACGTTGTTTCACCTGCGGCACCTGTGTGCATCTTTGCAAGGGCAAAGCGTATACAGGAAATTTAGGAACTCTCGATTTACCTGAAGGAGATGTTCCGATCGTGCTCCGACAATCTGACCGGCAGAGAGGGGAAAAGATCTCTCAAAAAGCTAAAGAGATGATCCTGAAAGGAGAGTTTCAGATATGA